In Mytilus trossulus isolate FHL-02 chromosome 6, PNRI_Mtr1.1.1.hap1, whole genome shotgun sequence, a single window of DNA contains:
- the LOC134722358 gene encoding uncharacterized protein LOC134722358 yields MPNDWKFICGIFLGYDWIMPKKSKKARSTKLKENKERMRKRTQEKNNNFRDENEIESILENRIEHLYENENEKLDQSLSSTNKQYVRNKDDDNLYQNTSDIQNQTEKLDQNHVEKLHKNSIEKLDKNRIGKLDKNRIGKLDKKLFKKLDENQIKKPDQNQIEKRDENRIIKKKYKHLIEQLDLNHNSLICPYTETDSEIVQFEQYQNKIKNKPTSKSQCNKKKTTAVVKNYVKVIRSDIRNTIVQGSFHQGDIRFGLNSGKQCVANCCSALAFSKLKDLTYWDQKYLDKVLIYGNDLYSRVSGNNHHLLISDLPTILDISGKLMEMTLKESISAVIDTSETIDFSEFGNSLPLDQALQESLVDYDACFICAYDTSFLALKHGQDFFLFDSHARNEFGLKHSNGKSLLLKLSSLDHLYQYCCNMVLGPSQNQWFEVTGVSISIVGEPVMYNNEVPENHEQMNNTDYNDIENHAPIDTSDYELPEIVVVKNEKSPELPKKINPMFDICSSESNADVPFIDDMNKDESDVEIVSATDLSYDFKPINTVAKKRLCLIPRFKTVKEHIQTLQMNENNVWGTELEIIACADLLKTDIYTYFNDSWIKYSSSQLCSKNKINDQAIYLQHLTAINHYEVVTAVTQKSRFQNRMLSSLVRREKYEFERKYEVPTSKTNDSDNFWNDELKVLSKAEKERMRYRKDEEFKARKTSTLKRKYWENEGTRLKKIKKYEEDQTFRDNLKQAGIKKYREDKEYRDALIESGTQKYKTDEDYRDSLIRAGKEKYQEDKDYRDNLIQSGIQKYQENDEYREKLKRASINKYEEDEKHKKHVKQASVQKYKEDENHKKLVKQASVQKYKEDENHKEHVKQASVQKYKEDENHKEHVKLASVQKYKEDEKHKEHVKQVSVQKYKEDEKHKEHVKQVSVQKYKEDEKHREHVKQVSVQKYKEDEKHKEHVKQASIQKYADDDSHRCKTPAESFSNGLMLEDVPLELKQLNAIEQQLIALNIPFMKIMALPKGGQKGVHGPVVCVPSDLTKVTTILPRSEDESLLLKVKLKRKLNYKGYEKYQFVRPNHLEQALVYLKDTNVWYKDVAINDEWINPIPEINDDEVVNDETESDSTESVRNNKIQKDASNMSKSSKESNEREEESEQYSYIDDRLRGVQLDTCLQPADIGQEALDLCFDQVFNLAPAENNNPLSVLKEPGIEAKTFPVHFPSGKNTSDEDRDEKLTIGRYFNLRLMSVENRFARDTNYIFFSQYLTELSSVISNVQISLRKQCPFSKEGKKVTREMLCNKETLKELFKKDEAIKYLKPIRGTPPYWQSSQKDIFAMIRQLGVPTFFCSFSSADFRWSEIINIILKQQGDTRNSENMTWDEKCKVLCSNPVTAVRMFDHRFHMFLKDVIMSEAQPIGKVIDYFYRVEFQQRGSPHTHCLFWVENAPKFGEDDIDDIITFIDKYITCEIPDEKEDKELHDIVMAVHQHSKKHSKSCKKKGTVCRFNFPRPPSTRTFISEPSDPDEDSKDDEELAKEILSDLWEVIKKHEDENLDVSEIFKKIGLAQESFETYYRFITNRNTVVLKRQPNEIYTNQYNPHLLRAWDANMDIQYILDAFSCVVYIISYISKAERELGLLLQQTKNEAEEGNLNAQQTMKKVGTSYLHHREISAQEAVFRVTGLRLRECSRKVEFIPVGENPCRMSVPLKDLEKQQNCKSSKRKRHNSDSEDEDEDENSTWMNNIVDRYKGRPHIDIFIKLCLARFTSEYSVILESQLPQKINKDTTFKLDGSLGYIRKRTRTSPAVIKYPRFSPENSPEKYYQSILQLYLPYRYDEQLKPLLFQTYENFFTCGRVKFQGDNTLSSVKEIVIKNMSDFVKNGHDLEEAEKQFHEKDPKEDAWCELCPEAEVNRRECIDEGKVSSVIEEDLSIPDLNEKSSSSVGTNLLSVSLTKNEVIPRLRSLNVKQRRILYKVRDWCIQKANGKTPEPLHLFITGGAGTAPTGTAAFNIHGLTIHSALGIFKSLSPDHATLSEDKINSLRSKLEHLQILIIDEISMVNKKLLFFVHERLRQVKKRPDNCLFGGVSIIAVGDFYQLPPVRTKRVDKLYVDDPSNPSNQLWNGLFEIAELDEIMRQREDGMFAELLNRLRVKQKNESLSSSDKKTLQHCFGDSPDEALHIYSTNAEVDTFNKEMIMKQCTESKLIEAQDFQKDKTSGKLTLKKVHCLKSDVCLPISILLAEGARVMLIKNEDTADGLVNGVMGTVISIKDFSPNSLPSIIYVHFDNERVGRNAKVQKLISGKHCVGLKPSSEDIPLSNCVRKQFPLKLAWACTIHKVQGLTVEECVVDLNKCFTYGQAYVALSRVTSKSGLHIESIEAEKIDKKIFCDPDIVKGVSEMTRFLPEMENTAEEHTQSFQIMYHNIQGLQTHAEDIKQNPDFRSADYICLTETWANQEFTCFEMVGYDGFHLPRSLAFQEDDSYYSSLKEMQHGGVCVFHKLSSETELCNLTSNLECIVFKIPSRNVFVATVYRTQRYNLGKFMENMETLICKLEDLSERVVVIGDFNQDILKGGCTVLSFMLSKGFRQLVSSPTTEGGTLIDHVYVKGCHDTQVTIIPTYYSYHEALKIVVPYD; encoded by the exons ATGCCTAATGATTGGAAATTTATCTGTGGCATATTTCTTGGTTATGACTGG ataaTGCCTAAGAAAAGTAAAAAGGCAAGAAGTACCaagttgaaagaaaataaagaaagaatgaGAAAGAGGAcacaggaaaaaaataataattttagagaTG aaaatgaaatagaaagTATATTAGAGAATAGAATTGAACATTTATatgagaatgaaaatgaaaaactagATCAGAGTCTCAGCtctacaaacaaacaatatgtgAGAAATAAAGATGATGATAATCTATATCAAAATACAAGTGATATACAAAATCAGACTGAAAAACTAGACCAGAATCATGTTGAAAAACTTCATAAAAATAGCATTgaaaaactggataaaaatcggattggaaaactggataaaaatcggaTTGGAAAACTGGATAAAAAGCTGTTTAAAAAACTGGATgaaaatcagataaaaaaacCGGATCAAAATCAGATTGAAAAAAGGGATGAAAATAGGATTATTAAAAAGAAGTATAAACATTTGATTGAACAACTAGATCTAAACCACAACTCACTTATTTGTCCATATACAGAAACAGATAGTGAAATAGTTCAATTTGAACAATATCAGaacaaaataaagaacaaaCCTACATCCAAATCgcaatgtaacaaaaaaaaaaccacagctGTGGTTAAGAATTACGTAAAGGTTATTAGATCAGATATTAGAAATACAATTGTACAAGGTAGTTTTCACCAAGGAGATATAAGGTTTGGTTTAAACAGTGGTAAGCAATGTGTGGCAAACTGTTGTTCAGCTCTTGCTTTTAGtaaattgaaagatttaacCTACTGGgatcaaaaatatttagataaggTTCTGATTTATGGAAATGATTTATATAGCCGTGTTAGTGGTAATAATCATCACTTATTAATATCCGACCTACCAACAATATTAGATATTTCAGGAAAATTGATGGAAATGACACTAAAAGAGTCAATATCAGCTGTAATAGATACATCTGAAACCATTGATTTTAGTGAATTTGGTAATTCTTTGCCATTAGACCAAGCTTTACAGGAATCACTTGTAGATTATGATGCTTGCTTTATATGTGCATATGATACTTCATTTTTAGCTTTGAAACATGGTCAagacttttttttgtttgattcacATGCAAGAAACGAGTTTGGTTTAAAGCACAGTAATGGCAAAAGTTTACTTTTGAAATTGAGCAGCCTAGATCATCTGTATCAATACTGTTGCAACATGGTATTAGGACCCAGTCAAAATCAGTGGTTTGAAGTTACAGGAGTAAGCATCTCTATAGTTGGAGAACCTGTTATGTACAACAATGAAGTTCCTGAAAACCATGAACAAATGAACAACACTGACTATAACGATATTGAAAATCATGCACCAATTGACACCAGTGACTATGAGCTACCTGAAATTGTCGTCGTAAAAAACGAGAAAAGTCCAGaacttccaaaaaaaataaatccaatgTTTGACATCTGTAGCTCTGAAAGTAATGCAGATGTGCCTTTTATTGATGATATGAACAAGGATGAATCTGATGTCGAAATTGTGTCTGCAACTGACTTGTCTTATGATTTTAAACCAATAAACACTGTTGCAAAGAAAAGGCTTTGTCTCATT CCAAGATTTAAAACTGTCAAAGAGCACATACAGACTCTCCAGATGAACGAAAATAATGTATGGGGAACTGAGTTGGAGATTATAGCATGTGCAGACCTGCTTAAAACTGACATTTACACTTATTTCAATGATTCATGGATTAAATATTCTTCATCTCAATTAtgtagcaaaaacaaaattaatgatcAGGCTATTTATCTTCAACATCTGACTGCCATCAATCATTACGAAGTTGTCACAGCTGTAACTCAAAAGTCAAGGTTTCAAAACAGAATGCTATCTAGTCTAGTTAGAAGGGAAAAGTatgaatttgaaagaaaatatgaGGTGCCAActtcaaaaacaaatgattCTGATAACTTTTGGAATGATGAATTGAAAGTCTTATCAAAAGCTGAAAAAGAAAGGATGAGATACAGGAAAGATGAGGAATTTAAGGCAAGAAAGACTTCCAcactgaaaagaaaatattgggAAAATGAAGGAacacgtttaaaaaaaattaagaagtaTGAAGAAGATCAGACATTTAGAGATAATTTAAAGCAAGCAGGTATTAAGAAATATCGAGAGGACAAGGAATACAGAGATGCGTTAATAGAATCTGGAACtcagaaatataaaacagatgAGGATTACAGAGATTCCTTAATTCGAGCTGGAAAAGAAAAGTATCAGGAAGACAAAGATTACAGAGATAACTTAATACAATCTGGTAttcaaaaatatcaagaaaatgACGAGTACAGAGAAAAATTGAAACGAGctagtataaataaatatgaagaaGATGAAAAACACAAGAAACATGTCAAACAAGCAAGTGTACAAAAGTATAAGGAAGATGAAAATCACAAGAAACTAGTGAAACAAGCTAGTGTACAAAAGTATAAGGAAGATGAAAACCACAAAGAACATGTGAAACAAGCTAGTGTACAAAAGTATAAGGAAGATGAAAACCACAAAGAACATGTGAAATTAGCTAGTGTACAAAAGTATAAGGAAGATGAAAAGCATAAAGAACATGTGAAACAAGTAAGTGTACAAAAGTATAAGGAAGATGAAAAACATAAAGAACATGTGAAACAAGTAAGTGTACAAAAGTATAAGGAAGATGAGAAGCACAGAGAACATGTGAAACAAGTCAGTGTACAAAAGTATAAGGAAGACGAAAAGCACAAAGAACATGTTAAACAAGCAAGTATACAGAAGTATGCAGATGATGATTCACATAGAT GTAAAACACCTGCAGAGTCGTTTTCAAATGGTTTAATGCTTGAAGATGTTCCTTTAGAATTAAAACAGCTAAATGCAATAGAGCAACAACTTATAGCCCTGAACATTCCATTCATGAAGATAATGGCTCTACCAAAAGGAGGACAAAAAGGGGTTCATGGACCTGTAGTTTGTGTGCCGTCTGATTTGACAAAAGTTACAACAATACTACCACGATCAGAAGATGAAAGTCTTTTACTTAAGGTTAAACTGAAGAGAAAGCTCAACTACAAAGgctatgaaaaatatcaatttgtaaGACCAAACCATTTGGAGCAAGCACTTGTGTATTTAAAGGATACAAACGTATGGTATAAAGATGTCGCTATCAATGACGAATGGATAAACCCTATTCCTGAGATAAATGATGATGAAGTAGTGAATGATGAAACTGAATCTGATTCTACTGAGTCGGTCAGGaataataaaatacagaaagaTGCGTCAAACATGTCAAAGTCTTCAAAAGAAAGCAATGAAAGAGAAGAAGAAAGCGAACAGTATAGCTATATTGATGATAGGTTACGTGGTGTTCAGTTAGATACTTGTTTACAACCTGCTGACATAGGTCAAGAGGCTTTAGATTTATGCTTTGATCAAGTATTTAATTTAGCTCCAGCAGAAAATAACAATCCACTTAGTGTTCTAAAAGAACCAGGTATTGAAGCTAAAACCTTTCCTGTGCACTTTCCATCAGGTAAAAATACTTCGGATGAAGACCGTGATGAAAAACTAACAATTGGAAGATACTTTAATCTTCGATTAATGAGTGTTGAAAATAGATTTGCTAGAGATACCAACTACATATTTTTCAGTCAATATTTAACAGAGCTCAGTAGCGTGATTTCAAACGTTCAGATATCTCTTAGAAAACAATGTCCTTTTTCGAAAGAAGGAAAGAAAGTTACAAGAGAAATGCTTTGCAACAAGGAAACcttaaaagaattatttaagaaagatgaagctataaaatatttaaaacccaTTCGTGGAACTCCTCCCTATTGGCAAAGCTcacaaaaagatatatttgcAATGATAAGACAGTTAGGAGTTCCCACATTCTTCTGTTCTTTTTCTTCTGCAGACTTCAGATGGTCagaaattataaacataattttaaaacagcaaGGTGACACGAGAAATAGTGAAAATATGACATGGGATGAAAAATGTAAAGTTCTGTGTAGCAATCCTGTTACAGCAGTAAGAATGTTTGATCATAGATTTCATATGTTTCTGAAGGATGTTATCATGTCAGAAGCTCAACCAATAGGGAAAGTAATCGACTATTTTTACCGAGTTGAATTTCAACAAAGAGGTTCTCCCCACACACATTGTTTGTTTTGGGTAGAAAATGCTCCAAAATTTGGCGAAGATGATATTGATGACATTATTACCTTTATTGACAAGTACATAACATGTGAGATACCAGATGAAAAGGAAGACAAAGAATTGCATGACATTGTTATGGCAGTACACCAACACAgtaaaaaacattcaaaatcatgTAAGAAAAAGGGAACAGTATGTCGTTTTAATTTCCCAAGACCTCCCTCAACTAGAACATTTATCTCAGAACCAAGTGATCCAGATGAAGATTCAAAGGACGATGAAGAATTAGCAAAGGAAATATTGTCCGACTTATGGGAAGTTATAAAAAAGCATGAAGATGAAAACTTAGATGTTTCTGAAATTTTCAAGAAGATAGGACTTGCTCAAGAAAGCTTCGAAACATATTATCGTTTTATCACCAATCGCAATACAGTAGTTCTCAAACGTCAGCCAAATGAAATATACACCAATCAGTATAACCCACATCTTTTGAGGGCTTGGGATGCAAATATGgacatacaatatattttggATGCATTTTCCTGTGTTGTATACATTATAAGTTATATAAGTAAAGCTGAGAGAGAGCTAGGATTACTCCTGCAACAGACTAAAAATGAAGCAGAAGAAGGAAATCTAAATGCTCAACAGACTATGAAAAAAGTTGGAACTTCATATTTACACCATAGAGAGATAAGCGCACAAGAAGCAGTGTTTAGAGTTACTGGATTGAGATTACGAGAGTGTTCAAGGAAAGTAGAATTTATACCTGTTGGTGAAAATCCATGTAGAATGAGCGTTCCTTTGAAAGACCTagagaaacaacaaaattgtAAGTCttctaaaagaaaaagacataaTAGTGACAGTGAAGATGAAGATGAAGATGAAAATAGTACTTGGATGAACAACATTGTTGATAGATATAAAGGAAGACCACATATTGATATCTTTATCAAATTGTGTCTTGCAAGATTCACTTCTGAATACAGTGTTATTCTAGAATCACAATTACCacagaaaattaataaagaCACAACCTTCAAACTTGATGGCTCACTTGGGTATATTAGAAAACGCACAAGAACTTCACCTGCAGTTATAAAATATCCTCGTTTCTCTCCGGAAAATTCcccagaaaaatattatcaaagcattTTGCAACTGTATTTGCCATACAGATATGATGAACAGTTAAAACCACTCTTATTTCAAACATATGAGAATTTCTTCACATGTGGAAGAGTTAAGTTTCAAGGGGATAACACATTAAGTTCTGTGAAAGAAATTGTTATCAAAAACATGTCAGACTTTGTGAAAAATGGTCATGATTTAGAGGAAGCAGAAAAGCAATTTCATGAAAAAGATCCTAAAGAAGATGCTTGGTGTGAGTTATGCCCAGAAGCAGAAGTGAATAGAAGAGAATGTATAGATGAAGGCAAAGTATCTAGTGTGATTGAGGAGGATTTATCAATACCAGATTTGAATGAAAAGAGCTCATCATCTGTTGGAACTAATTTGCTGTCTGTTTCTCTCACAAAAAATGAAGTTATTCCAAGGCTAAGAAGTTTGAATGTGAAACAGAGAAGAATTCTCTATAAAGTAAGAGATTGGTGCATTCAAAAAGCAAACGGAAAAACACCAGAgcctttacatttatttatcacTGGAGGAGCTGGAACGG CTCCAACTGGAACGGCTGCATTTAATATCCATGGATTGACAATTCATAGTGCTCTTGGAATTTTCAAATCACTCTCACCTGATCATGCAACTCTTAGTGAAGACAAAATTAATTCGCTCAGATCAAAGTTAGAACATTTGCAAATCTTGATAATTGATGAAATTTCAATGGTCAATAAGAAAttgttgtttttcgttcatgAGCGACTCAGACAGGTTAAAAAAAGACCAGACAATTGTTTATTTGGAGGTGTTTCAATAATTGCTGTTGGCGATTTTTATCAGTTACCACCTGTTCGAACAAAAAGGGTAGACAAATTGTATGTAGATGACCCTTCTAATCCCTCAAATCAGCTATGGAATGGCTTGTTTGAAATTGCCGAGTTGGATGAAATAATGCGTCAACGTGAGGATGGAATGTTTGCTGAACTACTAAATAGATTGCGTGTTAAGCAGAAAAATGAAAGTTTGTCATCATCtgataaaaaaacattacaacaCTGCTTTGGTGATAGCCCCGATGAAGCCTTGCACATATATTCTACAAATGCAGAGGTTGACACCTTTAACAAGGAGATGATAATGAAGCAATGTACAGAATCAAAACTGATTGAGGCACAAGATTTCCAAAAAGACAAAACTTCGGGGAAATTGACTCTGAAAAAAGTACATTGTTTAAAGTCAGATGTCTGTCTCCCAATATCTATTCTTTTAGCTGAGGGAGCAAGAGTAATGCTAATCAAGAATGAGGACACAGCAGATGGTTTAGTAAATGGTGTAATGGGAACTGTTATATCTATCAAAGACTTCTCACCAAATTCCCTCCCAAGTATAATATATGTTCACTTTGACAATGAAAGAGTAGGAAGAAATGCAAAGGtacaaaaactcatcagtggAAAACACTGTGTTGGATTGAAACCTTCAAGTGAAGACATTCCTTTAAGCAATTGTGTAAGAAAACAGTTTCCATTGAAGTTAGCCTGGGCTTGCACAATTCACAAAGTTCAAGGATTAACAGTTGAAGAATGTGTTGTTGATCTGAATAAATGTTTCACATATGGTCAGGCATATGTAGCCCTTAGCAGAGTTACATCAAAATCTGGTTTACACATTGAAAGCATAGAAGCTGAAAAAATTGACAAGAAAATCTTCTGCGATCCTGATATTGTAAAGGGTGTTTCAGAAATGACAAGATTTTTGCCTGAAATGGAGAATACAGCAGAGGAACATACACAATCTTTCCAGATAATGTATCACAATATTCAAGGTTTACAGACTCATGCAGaagatattaaacaaaatcCAGACTTTAGAAGTGCGGATTACATTTGTCTTACTGAAACCTGGGCTAATCAAGAATTCACTTGCTTTGAAATGGTTGGATATGATGGTTTTCATTTGCCCAGATCTCTAGCTTTTCAAGAAGATGATTCTTATTATTCTTCTTTAAAGGAAATGCAGCATGGTGGTGTGTGTGTTTTTCACAAGCTTTCTTCAGAAACAGAATTGTGCAACTTGACATCAAACTTAGAATGTATAGTTTTCAAGATTCCAAGTAGAAATGTTTTTGTTGCTACTGTTTACAGAACCCAGAGGTATAATCTAGGAAAATTTATGGAGAACATGGAAACATTAATCTGTAAATTGGAAGACTTATCAGAAAGAGTTGTTGTAATTGGCGATTTCAATCAAGATATTTTGAAAGGTGGCTGTACAGTATTAAGTTTCATGTTATCAAAAGGTTTCAGACAACTTGTTAGTAGTCCAACAACAGAAGGTGGAACTCTTATTGATCATGTGTATGTAAAAGGATGTCATGATACACAGGTTACAATTATTCCAACATATTACAGCTATCATGAGGCACTGAAAATAGTTGTTCCATATGACTAA